In Actinoplanes derwentensis, the following proteins share a genomic window:
- a CDS encoding lytic polysaccharide monooxygenase — protein sequence MRRMIAYPLATLGMVASSLAVASSPAMAHGYVSSPPSRQALCAAGTVADCGAIQFEPQSVEAPKGSKQCNGGNSAFPVLNDESKNWPAATVGKSATFNWVLTARHRTATWEYFVDGTSVATFDDKNAIPAASVSHTVDLSRFSGKKTVLAVWNIGDTPMAFYNCVDVNIGGSGSGGSTPTTPTTAPTTTPPSTGAPTTPPATTPTTAPTKTAAPTATSGGSGSAWAPGVTYKTGDKVTYEGVTYQCRQGHSAIRSWEPGIWTLALWLPL from the coding sequence ATGCGCAGGATGATCGCCTACCCGCTGGCCACCCTCGGGATGGTCGCATCGAGCCTGGCGGTCGCGTCGTCGCCGGCCATGGCACACGGCTACGTCTCCTCGCCCCCGAGCCGCCAGGCCCTCTGCGCCGCCGGCACCGTCGCGGACTGCGGCGCCATCCAGTTCGAGCCGCAGAGTGTGGAGGCTCCGAAGGGGTCAAAACAATGCAATGGTGGAAACTCCGCCTTCCCGGTCTTGAACGACGAGTCAAAGAACTGGCCGGCCGCCACCGTCGGGAAGTCGGCGACCTTCAACTGGGTGCTGACCGCCCGGCACCGAACCGCCACCTGGGAATACTTCGTGGACGGTACGTCGGTCGCCACTTTCGACGACAAGAACGCCATCCCCGCGGCTTCGGTCTCGCACACCGTCGACCTGAGTAGGTTCTCCGGCAAGAAGACGGTGCTGGCGGTCTGGAACATCGGCGACACCCCGATGGCCTTCTACAACTGCGTGGACGTCAACATCGGCGGCTCCGGCTCCGGCGGCTCGACCCCGACCACGCCGACCACCGCCCCCACGACCACCCCGCCGTCGACCGGTGCGCCCACCACGCCGCCGGCCACCACGCCCACCACGGCGCCGACGAAGACCGCCGCCCCCACCGCCACGTCCGGCGGCAGCGGGTCGGCTTGGGCGCCGGGCGTCACCTACAAGACCGGCGACAAGGTGACTTACGAGGGCGTCACCTACCAGTGCCGTCAGGGCCACAGCGCGATCCGAAGCTGGGAGCCCGGCATCTGGACGCTCGCCCTGTGGCTGCCGCTGTGA
- a CDS encoding response regulator transcription factor, whose amino-acid sequence MAMILLVEDDRIITAALTRALTDAGHVVRPVGLAAQALKIVTQERPDLVILDLGLPDIDGTDALRMMRTVSDVPVIVATARRSEADIIALLSAGADDYVTKPFSGGHILARISAVLRRSRATVEQQPNAITVGELVIRPRQRRVELRGEPLQLTRREFDVLAYLAERVGQVISRRELMNQVWQQARIGEEQTIDVHISWLRRKLGETAAKPCYLHTVRGVGVMMVDPQ is encoded by the coding sequence ATGGCGATGATCCTGTTGGTCGAGGACGACCGCATCATCACGGCCGCGCTGACCCGGGCCCTGACCGATGCCGGGCATGTGGTGCGCCCGGTCGGCCTGGCTGCCCAGGCGCTGAAGATCGTCACGCAGGAACGGCCCGACCTGGTCATCCTCGACCTCGGGCTGCCCGACATCGACGGCACCGACGCGCTGCGTATGATGCGAACCGTCTCCGACGTCCCGGTCATCGTGGCCACTGCCCGGCGCTCCGAGGCGGACATCATCGCCCTGCTCTCGGCCGGCGCCGACGACTACGTGACCAAGCCGTTCTCCGGCGGCCACATCCTGGCCCGTATCTCCGCCGTGCTGCGCCGGTCCCGCGCCACCGTCGAGCAGCAGCCCAACGCCATCACCGTGGGCGAGCTGGTGATCCGCCCCCGACAACGCCGGGTGGAGTTGCGGGGCGAGCCGCTGCAACTGACCCGCCGCGAATTCGACGTCCTCGCCTACCTCGCCGAGCGCGTCGGTCAGGTGATCAGCCGGCGCGAGCTGATGAACCAGGTGTGGCAGCAGGCCCGGATCGGTGAGGAACAGACCATCGACGTACACATCTCCTGGTTGCGCCGCAAGCTCGGCGAGACCGCCGCCAAACCGTGCTACCTGCACACCGTACGAGGCGTGGGTGTGATGATGGTCGATCCGCAGTGA
- a CDS encoding DUF305 domain-containing protein, whose product MAAAVKRRLIFAAAAFPLLLGACGTDVTPAPTPAVSVTNVSEITAGATYNDTDVMFLQMLIDNQEQGQQMARIAAERATRPEIVALAEAVQVTQADELKLMKSWLDEWNRPTVLDKRVSLHADHGGMPSTGDEEIASLKTIKKAQFETAFLNLFLAHQHNAVEFAQLELDKGTNTLSKSFAERVKQSRTDQVQQMLKLLAG is encoded by the coding sequence GTGGCTGCCGCTGTGAAGCGCCGGCTGATCTTTGCCGCCGCGGCTTTCCCGCTCCTGCTCGGAGCCTGCGGCACCGACGTAACCCCTGCCCCGACCCCGGCCGTCAGCGTCACGAACGTCTCCGAGATCACCGCAGGCGCAACGTACAACGACACCGACGTGATGTTCCTGCAGATGCTGATCGACAACCAGGAGCAGGGCCAGCAGATGGCCCGGATCGCGGCCGAGCGCGCCACCCGCCCCGAGATCGTCGCCTTGGCCGAGGCTGTGCAGGTCACCCAGGCCGACGAGCTCAAACTGATGAAGAGCTGGCTCGACGAGTGGAACCGCCCGACCGTCCTCGACAAACGGGTCAGCCTGCACGCCGACCACGGCGGCATGCCCAGCACCGGCGACGAGGAGATCGCCTCCTTGAAGACGATCAAAAAGGCCCAGTTCGAAACAGCCTTCCTGAACCTGTTCCTGGCCCACCAGCACAACGCGGTCGAATTCGCCCAGCTGGAGCTGGACAAGGGCACCAACACCCTGTCCAAGTCCTTCGCCGAACGGGTAAAGCAGTCCCGAACCGACCAGGTCCAGCAGATGCTCAAACTCCTCGCCGGCTGA
- a CDS encoding ATP-binding protein — protein sequence MTGIAGVSARESEVLAGVGAHLTNAEIAARLGISIRTVESHVSSLLRKADAIDRRALAGLAGAGIPPPPLANALPLALTPLIGRAAERAALIAALDEHRQVTAVGPGGIGKTRLALAATAELAGRLADGVTYVDLVPVTDTEMVAAAVAEALGGRGHAGRSAADTVVARLGGRAALLVLDNCEHLTEGVVALVEQLLTRCPRVRVLTVGRARLLTPYERVFPVSGMSDGDAAELFRARAEASGGAGLVTDAQRVTAICRRLDGMPLAIELAAARLPALGLDGLEGGLADRMRLLAGGRPAEHRHRSLASAVDWSHALLSEAQRVVLRRVSVFATPFTAPDAAGLLAGWPPAEPDGIAAALATLTEQSLLTVTPDPTETRYRALETIRQYGGDRLTEAGELAEAHARHLRWCLVLADTFGELPDTASWEARFDRVADELRAALSQAIAGAEPSDAGYRLAVRLAELCFARGLPGEAQRRYEQAAHLATGDQQAAVALRSAAEAAKVAHVGNEAIRLHRAAADAARRAGDRPRAAYDLALIAEMLHRNTGLLSGPTPPDEAERLIAEATTLADDDPVATARVLAARAHAGSPFDPGNTDLIDRALARAREAGDPLSESSALDQLTSVELANHQLGTAADWALHRIELLATRPVRADTGAYEVLDAYIMATDTAIAAGDLTSARRLAERLRDLPLHREERHLANSRLMVVTALAGAWDETLELAGRFRDDWERAGRPRAGNLSRGTYAAATVHGLRGDDASRATWLGMSHSLNSLSPCDVHHDEFFDALLLLHRGHPGEAAALFASPPDDLRSWYNALWRPWYAALWAESAVLAGHPEAVGRLNRARRSTAGNPIARAIVERSAAFADNDRDGMLAVAERMRAAGCRYQWARTLVLAGGPERGRGEEALAGMKATPMSAGRLPEIR from the coding sequence GTGACGGGGATTGCGGGCGTTTCCGCCCGAGAGTCGGAGGTCCTGGCCGGCGTCGGCGCACACCTGACCAACGCGGAGATCGCCGCCCGCCTGGGCATCTCGATCCGCACCGTAGAGAGCCACGTCTCCTCGCTGCTACGCAAGGCCGACGCCATCGACCGGCGCGCACTGGCCGGCCTGGCCGGTGCCGGCATCCCGCCGCCGCCACTGGCCAACGCGCTGCCGCTGGCGCTGACCCCGCTGATCGGCCGGGCCGCCGAGCGGGCGGCGCTGATCGCCGCGCTCGACGAGCATCGTCAGGTCACCGCGGTCGGGCCGGGCGGCATCGGCAAGACCCGGCTGGCGCTGGCCGCCACGGCTGAGCTGGCCGGCCGGCTCGCCGACGGCGTCACGTACGTCGATCTGGTACCGGTTACCGACACCGAGATGGTCGCGGCGGCCGTGGCAGAAGCACTGGGTGGACGCGGGCACGCTGGCCGCTCGGCTGCGGACACCGTCGTGGCACGGCTGGGCGGGCGGGCGGCGCTGCTCGTCCTGGACAACTGCGAGCATCTGACCGAGGGCGTAGTGGCGCTGGTCGAGCAGTTACTGACGCGCTGCCCACGGGTGCGCGTGCTGACCGTCGGCCGGGCCCGCCTGCTGACCCCGTACGAACGGGTCTTCCCGGTGTCCGGGATGTCGGACGGCGACGCGGCCGAACTCTTCCGCGCCCGGGCCGAGGCCAGCGGCGGGGCCGGCCTGGTCACCGATGCGCAGCGGGTCACCGCGATCTGCCGCCGACTCGACGGGATGCCGCTGGCGATCGAGCTGGCGGCGGCGCGGCTTCCCGCGCTGGGGCTGGACGGGCTCGAGGGCGGGCTGGCCGACCGGATGCGGCTGCTGGCCGGCGGCCGGCCGGCCGAGCACCGACACCGGTCGCTGGCCTCGGCCGTGGACTGGAGCCACGCCCTGCTGTCCGAGGCTCAGCGGGTGGTGTTGCGCCGTGTGTCGGTCTTCGCCACGCCGTTCACCGCGCCGGACGCCGCGGGGCTGCTGGCCGGCTGGCCACCTGCCGAACCGGACGGGATCGCCGCGGCGCTGGCCACACTCACCGAGCAGAGCCTGCTGACGGTCACGCCCGATCCAACCGAGACCCGGTACCGGGCGCTAGAGACGATTCGCCAGTACGGCGGCGACCGCCTGACCGAGGCGGGCGAACTGGCCGAGGCGCACGCCCGGCACCTGCGGTGGTGCCTGGTCCTGGCCGACACGTTCGGCGAGTTGCCGGACACCGCCAGCTGGGAGGCCCGGTTCGACCGGGTCGCCGATGAACTTCGCGCGGCGCTGTCGCAGGCCATCGCCGGCGCGGAGCCCAGCGACGCGGGGTACCGGCTGGCGGTTCGCCTGGCCGAGCTGTGTTTCGCCCGCGGCCTGCCGGGCGAGGCCCAGCGACGGTACGAACAGGCCGCACACCTCGCAACAGGCGATCAGCAGGCGGCGGTCGCGCTGCGCAGCGCGGCCGAGGCGGCCAAGGTCGCGCACGTCGGCAACGAAGCGATCCGGCTGCACCGGGCAGCCGCCGACGCCGCCCGGCGCGCCGGTGACCGGCCGCGCGCCGCGTACGACCTGGCCCTGATCGCCGAGATGCTTCATCGCAACACCGGGCTGCTCAGCGGTCCGACGCCGCCGGACGAGGCCGAGCGGCTGATCGCCGAGGCCACCACGCTGGCCGACGACGACCCGGTCGCGACCGCACGGGTGCTGGCCGCCCGGGCGCACGCCGGGTCGCCGTTCGACCCCGGGAACACTGACCTGATCGATCGCGCCCTGGCCCGTGCTCGCGAGGCCGGCGACCCGCTGAGCGAGAGCTCCGCGCTCGACCAGCTCACGTCCGTGGAACTGGCGAACCATCAGCTCGGCACGGCGGCGGACTGGGCGCTGCACCGCATCGAGCTTCTCGCGACGCGGCCGGTGCGGGCGGACACCGGCGCCTACGAGGTGCTGGACGCGTACATCATGGCAACCGACACCGCGATCGCCGCCGGTGACCTCACGTCAGCCCGCCGGCTCGCCGAGCGGCTCCGGGACCTGCCTCTCCACCGGGAGGAGCGCCATCTGGCCAACTCCCGGCTGATGGTCGTCACCGCCCTCGCCGGGGCCTGGGACGAGACCCTCGAGCTCGCCGGACGGTTCCGGGACGACTGGGAACGGGCCGGACGGCCACGGGCGGGCAACCTCAGCCGGGGCACGTACGCCGCGGCCACCGTGCACGGACTGCGAGGCGACGACGCCAGCCGCGCCACCTGGCTGGGGATGAGCCACTCGCTGAATTCGCTCTCCCCGTGCGACGTCCACCACGACGAGTTCTTCGACGCGCTGCTGTTACTGCACCGTGGGCATCCCGGCGAGGCGGCGGCGCTGTTCGCCAGCCCGCCGGACGATCTCCGCTCCTGGTACAACGCGCTCTGGCGGCCTTGGTACGCGGCGCTGTGGGCCGAGTCGGCCGTGCTCGCCGGACACCCCGAGGCCGTCGGACGGCTGAACCGGGCGCGGCGGTCGACCGCGGGCAATCCGATCGCCCGGGCCATCGTCGAGCGCTCGGCCGCGTTCGCCGACAACGACCGTGACGGGATGCTCGCCGTCGCGGAGCGGATGCGAGCGGCCGGCTGCCGCTATCAGTGGGCCCGCACGCTGGTCCTCGCCGGCGGCCCGGAACGGGGCCGGGGCGAGGAGGCGCTCGCCGGGATGAAGGCCACGCCGATGTCCGCCGGGAGGCTCCCGGAGATCCGCTAG
- a CDS encoding sensor histidine kinase, translating to MRWALNRLALAITSMVALAFLVPLAVATRQIAYDRAISDARQQATSMVTVLGVNSDPFTLTNAVASTAAGSVGRLAVHLPGVDPIGNTHLTGEVVRRAAQDRRAATAHTDDGVAYLQPTVLTDGRTVVVEVFVPDEETRRGVVVAWLALGGLAVVLVGGSTLFADRLGGQLVRATRQLAAASRRLGGGELNKRITPVGPRELRDAASAFNGMADDLRRLLDRERELAADLSHRLRTPLTGLRLDVEAMPPGPIAERMRQACDLLDEELEAIITGARLGSIENRGSQQCDLVDVLADRLAFWSVLAEDQERPWEVVGGNEPVLLPMPAGEMILVVDALLGNVFSHTPDGTAFRVLVSAGGLLVDDAGPGIVDPETAVKRGYSGAGSTGLGLDIVRRAAETVGGRMVIDRSSLGGARIGFLLTL from the coding sequence GTGAGGTGGGCGCTCAACCGCCTCGCCCTGGCGATCACCTCGATGGTGGCTCTGGCGTTCCTGGTCCCGCTCGCGGTGGCGACCCGGCAGATCGCCTACGACCGGGCCATCTCCGACGCCCGCCAGCAGGCCACCTCGATGGTGACAGTGCTCGGCGTCAACAGTGACCCGTTCACCCTGACCAACGCGGTCGCCAGCACCGCCGCCGGCAGCGTCGGAAGGCTCGCCGTCCACCTGCCCGGCGTCGACCCGATCGGCAACACGCACCTGACCGGTGAGGTGGTGCGACGGGCCGCACAGGACCGGCGGGCGGCCACCGCGCACACCGACGACGGGGTGGCGTACCTGCAGCCGACAGTGCTCACCGACGGTCGTACCGTCGTGGTCGAGGTCTTCGTCCCCGACGAGGAGACCCGGCGCGGTGTCGTCGTCGCCTGGCTCGCCCTCGGCGGCCTCGCCGTGGTCCTGGTCGGCGGCTCGACCCTCTTCGCCGACCGGCTCGGCGGCCAGCTGGTGCGCGCCACCCGCCAGCTCGCGGCGGCCAGCCGTCGTCTCGGCGGCGGCGAACTCAACAAACGGATCACCCCCGTCGGCCCGCGCGAACTGCGCGACGCCGCGAGCGCCTTCAACGGCATGGCCGACGATCTGCGACGGTTGCTGGACCGCGAGCGGGAACTGGCCGCCGACCTTTCCCACCGATTGCGTACGCCACTGACCGGTCTCCGCCTGGACGTCGAAGCGATGCCACCCGGTCCGATCGCGGAACGCATGCGCCAAGCCTGTGACCTGCTGGACGAGGAGCTGGAGGCGATCATCACCGGCGCCCGGCTGGGCAGCATCGAGAATCGTGGCTCCCAACAGTGCGACCTGGTCGACGTGCTGGCCGACCGCCTCGCCTTCTGGTCGGTGCTGGCCGAAGATCAGGAACGGCCGTGGGAGGTGGTCGGCGGCAACGAGCCGGTCCTGCTCCCGATGCCGGCCGGTGAGATGATCCTGGTGGTGGACGCCCTGCTCGGCAACGTCTTCTCACACACCCCTGACGGCACCGCGTTCCGGGTCCTGGTCTCGGCCGGCGGCCTGCTGGTCGACGACGCCGGCCCCGGGATCGTCGACCCGGAGACCGCGGTGAAACGCGGTTACAGCGGCGCCGGCTCAACCGGCTTGGGCCTGGACATCGTGCGCCGGGCGGCGGAGACCGTCGGCGGGCGGATGGTGATCGACCGATCGTCGCTGGGCGGCGCCCGGATCGGCTTCCTGCTGACTTTATGA